A stretch of DNA from Pseudomonas sp. HN11:
GAAATGTCCCGTCAGCGCCTGCGTCCTTCCCTGGGCGAGAGCAGCGGCATCGTTTGCCCGCGTTGCAACGGCACCGGCATCATCCGTGACGTTGAGTCGCTGTCCCTGGCGATCCTGCGCCTGATCGAAGAAGAAGCCCTGAAAGACCGCACCGCCGAAGTCCGCGCGCAAGTGCCGATTCCGGTTGCAGCTTTCCTGCTCAACGAAAAACGCAACTCGATCACCAAGATCGAACTGCGCACCCGTGCTCGCATCGTCATCCTGCCGAACGATCACCTCGAAACCCCGCACTTCGAAGTGCAGCGCCTGCGCGATGACAGCCCGGAAGCCCACAGCGGCCAGTCCAGCTACGAAATCGCCGCCGCTGCTGCTGAAGTGGAAGAAGTCCAGCCAGCCGCCGCGACTCGCACCCTGGTTCGCCAGGAAGCCGCCGTCAAGACCGCTCCAGCACGCGCCAATGCACCGGTACCGACTGAAGTCGCCGCGCCAGTTGCCGCACCGGCCGTCATGCCTGAGCCAAGCCTGTTCAAAGGCCTGGTGAAATCGCTGGTCAGCCTGTTCGCTACTAAAGAAGAGCCAGCCGCTCCGGTTGTGGTTGAAAAACCGGCCGCCGAGCGCCCAGCTCGCAATGAAGAGCGTCGCAACGGTCGTCAGCAGAGCCGTAACCGTAACGGTCGCCGTGACGAAGAACGCAAGCCTCGCGAAGAACGTGCGCCGCGTGAAGAACGCGCTCCACGTGAAGAGCGTGCACCTCGCGAAGCTCGTGAAGAAACACCAACCGTAGAACGTGCACCGCGCGAAGAGCGCGCACCGCGTACTCCACGCGCCCCACGTGAAGACCGCAAGCCACGTGGCGAGCGTGAAGAACGTGTGCGTGAACTGCGCGAGCCGCTGGATGCAGCGCCTGCCGTTGCCGGCGCCGCTGTCGCTGAAGAGCGCCCAGCTCGCCAACCGCGCGAAGAGCGTGCGCCACGTGAAGAGCGTCAACCACGCGCTCCCCGTGAAGAACGCCAACCACGTGCCGAGCAAGCCGCTGCCGCCAGCGAAGAAGAAGTGCTGACTGGCGAAGAGCAGTTGCAGGAAGACGGTCAGGAAGGCGCCGAAGGCGATCGTCCACGCCGCCGCTCCCGTGGTCAGCGTCGTCGCAGCAACCGTCGTGAGCGTCAACGCGATGCCAACGGCAACGTGATCGAAGGCTCGGAAGAGACCGGCGAGAACGCAGAAGCCGCTACCAGCGAACCGACTGGCGCCGAACTGGCTGCCGGCCTGGCCGTTACCGCTGCGGTTGCCAGCTCGGTCATCAGCGCACCGGCTGAAGCCCAGGCTCACGAGCAGGCTGAACGCGCTACTGCTGCCGTTGAAGAAACCGTAGCGATTGAAGCACCTGCTGCCGAAACCCCAGTGGTTGAAGCGCCGGTTGTTGAAGCGCCAGTCGTAGAGGCACCAGCTGTCGAAGCCACTACCCCAATCGAAGCACCGGTTGTTCCGGAAGTGGAAGTTGCCCAGGCGCCTGAAGCCCAACCAGAAGTTGAAGTGGTGGTCGCTGAGCCGGCACCTGTGGTTGAGCCCGAGCCAGTGGTCGAAGCCGTTGTTGAAGCACCGGTTGTCCAAGCAACTCCAGAAGTGCGAGAAGTTCGTGAAGAACAAACCGCCTTCCAATGGACTGCCGAGCCAGCGGCTCCGGTTGAAGCGCCAACCCCTGCCCCCGTAGCAGAAGAAGCGCCAGCACCGGTTGCCGAAGTCGTGATTTCCGAGCCAGCCCCAGTAGTTGAGCCTGCTCCGGTCGCAGAAACCGCACCTGCAGTTGAAGCGCCGGTGGTTGCCGAAGTGGCAGCGCCAGTGGTTGAAGCCGCACCGGTCAGCGCCCTGACCGAAAACGGCCGTGCACCGAACGACCCACGTGAAGTGCGTCGCCGTCGCAAGGAAGCTGAAGCCGCCGCAGCAGCAGCTGCTGCTGCTGCACAGGAAGCAGAGCACGAGAGCAAACCTCTCGTCTGATTCCAGCAGCCACAAAAAAGCCCCGCCTGAGTGATCAGGTGGGGCTTTTTTGTGGGCCCTGTCCCGTCCTGAATAAGGTTTACACCTTCTGACCTATCTTCAGGAGGAGCCAATGGATGCGGGCAAAAGGCGAAGCCAGCGTGACTACACGCTAGCCTTTAAATTATCGGTCGTAGACCAGGTCGAAAAGGGCGAGTTGAGTTATAAAGAGGCTCAACGGCGCTACGGCATTCAGGGCCGGTCCACGGTACTGGTCTGGCTGCGCAAGCACGGCCGGCAGGACTGGAGTCAGGGCGCCTCAATTCGAGAACCGAGGAGCAGGTCCATGACTGAGCCACCCCTCCCGCTAACACCCGAGCAGCGGATCAAAGAGCTCGAAGAGCAGTTGGCGCTAAGCAACCAGAAAGCGCAGTTCTTCGAAGCCGTCGTGAATGTTCTGAAGAATGACTACGGTGTTTCTGTCGTAAAAAAGCGACCCGGCAAGTCCTCTCGCAAGGGCAAATCCAAGACCTGAGCATCACCAGGGCTTGCCTGTTCATGGGCATTTCGCGCCAAGCATATTACCAACGAAATCGGGCTTTCGACGCGAGGGCTCGCCAAGATCAAGAGGTGATGGACTTTGTTCTTGAAAAGCGCCGACGCCAGCCACGGATCGGCACGCGCAAGCTGCATTACCTGATGAGCGTCGAATTTGGCGCATCAGTGCAGGTCGGCAGAGACCGCCTGTTCAGCATCCTGCGCAACGCTCGAGAACTGGTTGTGCGCAAACGGGCTTACCACAAAACGACGGACAGCCATCACCGCTTTCGCCGCCATCCTAACCTGCTCAAAGCGGGCCAGAAGCAGATCGTACCCAACAGACCAGAGCAGGTGTGGGTTGCAGACATAACCTACCTGCCGACACAGGAAAGCGTGGCTTATGTGAGCCTGGTGACAGACGCTTACTCGCGCAAGATCGTAGGCCATCATGTGCATGCGAGTTTGCATACCGAGTCGGTGATCAAAGCGATGGAAAAGGCAGTTGGTGAACGCCAAACCACGCTTCCACTAATCCATCATTCAGACCGCGGAGCCCAATACTGCTCTGAGCTTTATCAGCGCTTGCACGCCAGTCATGGCATCAGATGCTCGATGACCGACGGCTATGACTGCTACCAGAATGCTCTGGCGGAACGGATAAACGGCATTTTGAAGACCGAGTTTCTGCTGTATCGCCCTAAAAATCTGGCGGATGCAGTGAAGATGGTGGGTGAGTCGGTGCTGATCTACAACGGGGAAAGGCCACACATGTCCCTGAAATACAAAACGCCCGATGCGGTGCATCGAGCGTTTTGAGACTGAAACAGGTGTAAACCTATTTCAGGACTAGACACCCGCTCCCACAGTTAGTTGTGAATAAAATTCAGAAAATGCGGCAGATCGACGTCCCAGAGTACACCAGGATCCTTTACCAATACTTCATGCACGGTCGCCCGAGCAAACAACGGCTTGGCCCCACGATCGCCGGTCAAGGTCATCAGCCCAGGCCCAAATGTCTGGCTAAACGCCACAGGATGCCCATAGTGCCCATCCTGCACCGGCACACTGATGCCGCCCTCCTCCAGCCCATCGATCACCCGCTCAATGCTCGACGACCGAATAAACGGCATATCCCCCAGCACCACCAGCCAGCCGTCCGCCGTACCACTGGCCGCGACCGCCGCTGCGATGCTGTCGCCCATGCCGGCCGAACACAGCCGCAGGACTTCACAGCCATAAGCTTCGGCCAACCGGACAACGTCCATGCGATCAGGTGACGTCACCACCCAGCGCTTCACGACACACTCAGGCAGATTTACCAGCACCTGCTCGATCACCGGCCGCACCACGCCGTCCAGGCCGACGCAATCTGCCAACAACTTATCCTGGTCCGCCCCGGCTTCGGCACGAAAACGACTGCCCTGCCCCGCTGCCAGCACAATGGCCGTGACGTTCACTCGGCCACCACCGGCAAGGGTTTCTTCTGCATCGGCGCCACACCGTTCTTGATCGCGACAATTTCCGCCAACAACGACAACGCAATTTCCGCCGGTGTATGACTGCCGATATGCAAACCGATAGGCCCGTGCAGCCGCGCAATCGCTTCCGACGACAGCCCCAGCGCCGCCAGGTTTTCCCGACGTTTCTGGCTGTTGACTCGCGAGCCCAGGGCGCCAATGTAGAACGCCGAAGAATTCAGTGCCGTGAGCAAGGCCATATCATCCAGACGTGGGTCATGGGTGAGGCAGACGATGGCTGTTCGCTCGTCGGTCTGGATATTCAGCACCGCTTCGTCGGGCATGCCCGGTACAAAGCGGCCGTGCTGCTCTTCCCAGCCGTAGACGAACTCATCACGCGGGTCGCAGATCAGCACTTCGAAATCCAGCAAGCGCGCCATTTCCGCCACATAACGTGACAGTTGGCCCGCGCCGATCAACAGCAAGCGCCAACGCGGACCATAGATGGCGCGCAAGCGTTCGCCATCGAAGGTCACCACATCGGTCTTGCTCGCGCTACTCAAGGTGACCTTGCCGGTAGCCATATCAAGTTCACGAGCGACGATCTGGTGATCCTCACACCGCGCCAGCAGCTCAGACACCCACTCCCACTCGTCAACACGCTCCTCGGTCAGGCGCAAGGTGCCACCGCATGGCAGGCCAAATCGCGCCGCCTCATCACGAGTAACGCCGTAGGTCACCAACTGCACCGGCGGCCCGTCTTCTGGCAAGCGACCATCCTGCAGGCGTGCAATCAAGTCATCCTCGATGCAACCGCCAGACACCGAGCCGATCACCACACCATCGCCGCGCAACGCCAGCATCGCCCCCGGTGGACGCGGGGCGCTGCCCCAGGTCTGGACCACGCTGTACAGCACCACTCGCTGCCCGGCGCGACGCCATTCGAGCACGCTGCGCAGGACATTCAAATCAACACTGTCCACATAACCTCCTGCAGGCGTAACAACCGAATGACTTACTGTAAAACAAAAGCTGCCAAAGTAATGCGCCAGAAACGCAAACGCCCCGAACCAGTCGGGGCGTTTGTGGATGGCTGTGGCGTCAGGTCACGCCAGCAGCGGCTTACTTGACCACAGGGGCAGGGCCTTCGGCCACGCCCAGGTCATCCAGTTCGCGGGTTTCCGAGATACCGGTACCGCCGGACGCCAGCTCGCTTTGCAGCTTGTCGGTGTCCAGCTCCTTGACCCACTTGGCCACGACGATGGTGGCAACGGCGTTACCCACAAGGTTGGTCAGCGCGCGGGCTTCGGACATGAAGCGGTCGATACCCAGGATCAGCGCCAGGCCGGCAACCGGCAGGTGGCCTACGGCCGACAGGGTGGCAGCCAGTACGATAAAGCCCGAACCGGTCACGCCTGCAGCGCCTTTGGAGGACAGCAGCAGCACCAGCAACAGGGTGATCTGGTGGGTGATGTCCATGTGGGTGTCAGTCGCCTGGGCGATGAACACGGCGGCCATGGTCAGGTAGATCGAAGTACCGTCGAGGTTGAACGAGTAGCCCGTTGGAATGACCAGGCCTACTACGGACTTCTTCGCGCCCAGACGCTCCATCTTGATCAGCATGCGTGGCAGTGCGGATTCGGAGGAGGACGTACCCAGCACGATCAACAGCTCTTCACGGATGTAGCGGATCAGTTTGATCACGCTGAAGCCGTGGGCGCGGCAGATACCGCCCAGTACGACCAGCACAAACAGGATGCAGGTGATGTAGAAGCAAATCATCAACTGGCCCAGCTGCACCAGGGAACCTACGCCGTAGGCACCGATGGTGAACGCCATGGCGCCCAGGGCACCGATTGGCGCGAGCTTCATGATCATGTTGATGATGTTGAACATCACGTGGGCGAAGCGATCGATGAAGTCCAGTACCGGCTTGCCGTAGGCACCCAGGCGGTGCAGGGCGAAACCGAAGATCACCGAGAACATCAGCACTTGCAGGATGTCGCCGTTGGCGAAGGCGCCGACAATGGTGTTAGGAATCACATTGAGGATAAAGCCGACGATGCTCTGGTCTTTACCGGCAGTCACATAGGCCGCGACTTTGGAGGCGTCCAGGGTCGCTACGTCGATGTGCATGCCGGCGCCCGGTTGCACAACGTTGACCACGATCAGGCCGATCAGCAGCGCGATGGTAGAAACGATTTCGAAGTACAGCAGCGCGTAGCCGCCGGTCTTGCCGACCGATTTCATGCTTTGCATGCCAGCGATGCCGCTGACAACGGTGCAGAAGATGATTGGGGCGATGACCATTTTGATCAGTTTGATGAACCCGTCACCCAGTGGCTTGAGGGCCACACCGGTCTGCGGGTAGAAGTGACCGAGCAAAATACCGATAACGATTGCAACGATCACCTGGAAGTACAGGGATTTGTAGATTGGCTGACGAGTCGTCATTGCAAAGTTCCTCAATCGTCCCGTGTGGCAAATATCCGCCATTGCCCACGACACTTGAATTGCGAACCCTCCTGCACTGGAGGGATTTGTTGTTTGCGAGCCCTGTAGGAACAAGCCTGCGCTGTAATCCTTATCGCAAACGCCGTGCCACTTTGCTGAAAAGCCCTGAAGGCCTTTAGACATCAGGGCTTGGGGTATTCAGCCGCTCTCTCAAGCAGCGAAACAGGTGGCGGATTTCCGCCCATGCACCCAATCCCGTCCTACAATTTGGCGGATATCCGCCTTGTGAGCGTATCCGGGGCTGGCTACCATCCGCCACTCCATGGACGAGGCCTTCGCATGCGTGAACGTACCATCGCCAGTCATTACGCCCGGGCAGCCCTCGGCGGGGCGCGCCGGGCCGGCTATGATTACTCGGGCCTGCTGCAACGGGTGGGCATCACCCCGGAACTGCTGACCGAACCTCGCGCCCGTATCGCGCCGGAGCAGTTCACTCGCTTGCTGCAAATGCTCTGGCTGGCGCTGGACGATGAATACCTTGGCTTTGCCGACGGCCCAAGTAAACGCGGCACCTTCGCGATGATGTGCCACGCATTGATCCACTGCCGCACCCTGGAGAAGGCTCTGGAACGCGGCTTATTATTTTATAGCCTATTCCCACAAGGCCCACGCTTGCAGCTGACACGTGAAGGCGATATGGCCCGCTTGAGCCTGGACGACTCGCAGCTATGGGACCCGGATCACTTCCTCAGCGAATGCCTGCTGGTGATCTGGCATCGTTTGGGCAGTTGGCTGATCGGCCAACGTATCCGGCTGCATCAAGCCACCTTCAGTTACCCGATGCCAGCCCACGCCAGCGAGTACGACCTGCTGTTTCCCTGTGCCCAGCTATTCGGTGCACCGAACAGCAGCCTGGTGTTTCCCACGCGCTACCTGAACCTGCCGTTGCTGCAGGACGAGCGCACACTCAAGCACTTTTTGGAGCGATCCCCCGCCGACTTGCTTTCTCGACCGGATGAGGGCGACAGCTTGAGCAGCCAGCTACGCCGCTTGCTCAGTCGCGACCGCACACCCTGGCCGGACCTTGACGCCGTTGCCCAGCACCTGCATATCAGCCCACAGACGCTGCGCAGGCATTTGCGCGAAGAAGGCACCAGCTTTCAG
This window harbors:
- a CDS encoding IS3 family transposase (programmed frameshift), giving the protein MDAGKRRSQRDYTLAFKLSVVDQVEKGELSYKEAQRRYGIQGRSTVLVWLRKHGRQDWSQGASIREPRSRSMTEPPLPLTPEQRIKELEEQLALSNQKAQFFEAVVNVLKNDYGVSVGKKATRQVLSQGQIQDLSITRACLFMGISRQAYYQRNRAFDARARQDQEVMDFVLEKRRRQPRIGTRKLHYLMSVEFGASVQVGRDRLFSILRNARELVVRKRAYHKTTDSHHRFRRHPNLLKAGQKQIVPNRPEQVWVADITYLPTQESVAYVSLVTDAYSRKIVGHHVHASLHTESVIKAMEKAVGERQTTLPLIHHSDRGAQYCSELYQRLHASHGIRCSMTDGYDCYQNALAERINGILKTEFLLYRPKNLADAVKMVGESVLIYNGERPHMSLKYKTPDAVHRAF
- the rne gene encoding ribonuclease E, with the translated sequence MKRMLINATQPEELRVALVDGQRLYDLDIESGAREQKKANIYKGRITRIEPSLEAAFVDFGSERHGFLPLKEISREYFKKAPEGRVNIKDVLSEGQEVIVQVEKEERGNKGAALTTFISLAGRYLVLMPNNPRAGGISRRIEGEERNELREALNGLVAPADMGLIVRTAGLGRSSEEMQWDLDYLLQLWTAIKEASLDRSAPFLIYQESNVIIRAIRDYLRQDIGEVLIDSVEAQDEALTFIRQVMPQYASKIKLYEDSVPLFNRFQIESQIETAFQRVVELPSGGSIVIDPTEALVSIDINSARATKGSDIEETALQTNLEAAEEIARQLRLRDIGGLIVIDFIDMTPAKNQRAVEEKVRECLEADRARVQVGRISRFGLLEMSRQRLRPSLGESSGIVCPRCNGTGIIRDVESLSLAILRLIEEEALKDRTAEVRAQVPIPVAAFLLNEKRNSITKIELRTRARIVILPNDHLETPHFEVQRLRDDSPEAHSGQSSYEIAAAAAEVEEVQPAAATRTLVRQEAAVKTAPARANAPVPTEVAAPVAAPAVMPEPSLFKGLVKSLVSLFATKEEPAAPVVVEKPAAERPARNEERRNGRQQSRNRNGRRDEERKPREERAPREERAPREERAPREAREETPTVERAPREERAPRTPRAPREDRKPRGEREERVRELREPLDAAPAVAGAAVAEERPARQPREERAPREERQPRAPREERQPRAEQAAAASEEEVLTGEEQLQEDGQEGAEGDRPRRRSRGQRRRSNRRERQRDANGNVIEGSEETGENAEAATSEPTGAELAAGLAVTAAVASSVISAPAEAQAHEQAERATAAVEETVAIEAPAAETPVVEAPVVEAPVVEAPAVEATTPIEAPVVPEVEVAQAPEAQPEVEVVVAEPAPVVEPEPVVEAVVEAPVVQATPEVREVREEQTAFQWTAEPAAPVEAPTPAPVAEEAPAPVAEVVISEPAPVVEPAPVAETAPAVEAPVVAEVAAPVVEAAPVSALTENGRAPNDPREVRRRRKEAEAAAAAAAAAAQEAEHESKPLV
- a CDS encoding AraC family transcriptional regulator, translated to MRERTIASHYARAALGGARRAGYDYSGLLQRVGITPELLTEPRARIAPEQFTRLLQMLWLALDDEYLGFADGPSKRGTFAMMCHALIHCRTLEKALERGLLFYSLFPQGPRLQLTREGDMARLSLDDSQLWDPDHFLSECLLVIWHRLGSWLIGQRIRLHQATFSYPMPAHASEYDLLFPCAQLFGAPNSSLVFPTRYLNLPLLQDERTLKHFLERSPADLLSRPDEGDSLSSQLRRLLSRDRTPWPDLDAVAQHLHISPQTLRRHLREEGTSFQALKDELRRDIAIYHLGRADLSLQAIAEQLGFSEPSAFHRAFKKWTGLTPGAYRAQES
- a CDS encoding dicarboxylate/amino acid:cation symporter encodes the protein MTTRQPIYKSLYFQVIVAIVIGILLGHFYPQTGVALKPLGDGFIKLIKMVIAPIIFCTVVSGIAGMQSMKSVGKTGGYALLYFEIVSTIALLIGLIVVNVVQPGAGMHIDVATLDASKVAAYVTAGKDQSIVGFILNVIPNTIVGAFANGDILQVLMFSVIFGFALHRLGAYGKPVLDFIDRFAHVMFNIINMIMKLAPIGALGAMAFTIGAYGVGSLVQLGQLMICFYITCILFVLVVLGGICRAHGFSVIKLIRYIREELLIVLGTSSSESALPRMLIKMERLGAKKSVVGLVIPTGYSFNLDGTSIYLTMAAVFIAQATDTHMDITHQITLLLVLLLSSKGAAGVTGSGFIVLAATLSAVGHLPVAGLALILGIDRFMSEARALTNLVGNAVATIVVAKWVKELDTDKLQSELASGGTGISETRELDDLGVAEGPAPVVK
- a CDS encoding XdhC family protein translates to MDSVDLNVLRSVLEWRRAGQRVVLYSVVQTWGSAPRPPGAMLALRGDGVVIGSVSGGCIEDDLIARLQDGRLPEDGPPVQLVTYGVTRDEAARFGLPCGGTLRLTEERVDEWEWVSELLARCEDHQIVARELDMATGKVTLSSASKTDVVTFDGERLRAIYGPRWRLLLIGAGQLSRYVAEMARLLDFEVLICDPRDEFVYGWEEQHGRFVPGMPDEAVLNIQTDERTAIVCLTHDPRLDDMALLTALNSSAFYIGALGSRVNSQKRRENLAALGLSSEAIARLHGPIGLHIGSHTPAEIALSLLAEIVAIKNGVAPMQKKPLPVVAE
- a CDS encoding nucleotidyltransferase family protein, whose product is MNVTAIVLAAGQGSRFRAEAGADQDKLLADCVGLDGVVRPVIEQVLVNLPECVVKRWVVTSPDRMDVVRLAEAYGCEVLRLCSAGMGDSIAAAVAASGTADGWLVVLGDMPFIRSSSIERVIDGLEEGGISVPVQDGHYGHPVAFSQTFGPGLMTLTGDRGAKPLFARATVHEVLVKDPGVLWDVDLPHFLNFIHN